In Flavobacterium endoglycinae, one DNA window encodes the following:
- a CDS encoding hemolysin family protein — protein sequence MEISIIILCLILSAFFSGMEIAFISSNKIYLGIEKKQDNFLSQILTKLTENPSKFIASMLIGNTAALVVYAFYMGEMVLRFIIGLGFEFSDLTTILVQTFISTFILLVTAEFFPKVLFQIYANTLIKVFAVPAYLFYRLFYYISTFFIWISDFVLKKFFKVEADHVQMYFSKIELGNYITEQMNSVEDDEEVDSEIQIFQNALEFSGVKARDIMTPRTEIVAVDLFDTVQELRDLFIETGYSKIVVSQNSLDDIVGYVHSFDLFKKPNSIKSVLMTVEFVPETILIKDALNLLIKKRKNVAVVLDEYGGTSGIITIEDIVEELFGEIEDEHDLDEELIEEELGGGKYLFSTRLDVEYLNETYKLMIPEEDSYGTLGGFIVNYTKEIPQKGDKIVIDKFRFVIEEASNHKIELVRMTIKE from the coding sequence ATGGAGATTAGTATTATAATATTGTGTTTAATACTATCAGCTTTTTTCTCAGGAATGGAAATAGCTTTTATTTCCTCCAATAAAATTTATCTTGGAATCGAAAAAAAACAAGATAATTTTCTTTCCCAAATTCTAACCAAACTTACCGAAAATCCTTCTAAGTTTATTGCCTCAATGCTTATTGGTAACACAGCAGCATTGGTTGTATATGCTTTTTATATGGGAGAAATGGTTCTGAGGTTTATTATAGGACTTGGTTTTGAATTTTCAGATCTGACCACCATTTTAGTTCAAACATTTATTTCGACTTTTATACTTTTAGTTACGGCTGAATTTTTCCCTAAAGTCCTTTTCCAAATTTATGCCAATACTTTAATTAAGGTTTTTGCAGTTCCAGCGTATCTTTTCTACAGACTATTCTATTATATATCAACTTTTTTTATTTGGATATCCGATTTTGTTTTAAAGAAATTTTTCAAAGTCGAAGCCGATCATGTGCAGATGTATTTTAGTAAAATTGAACTTGGAAATTACATAACCGAACAGATGAATTCAGTAGAAGATGATGAAGAAGTTGATTCGGAAATCCAGATTTTTCAAAATGCTCTAGAGTTTTCAGGAGTAAAAGCGAGAGATATAATGACTCCGCGTACCGAAATCGTCGCTGTAGATTTATTTGATACAGTTCAAGAACTAAGGGACTTATTCATTGAAACTGGTTATTCGAAAATTGTGGTCAGCCAGAATTCTTTAGATGATATTGTGGGTTACGTGCACTCATTTGACTTGTTTAAGAAGCCCAACAGCATAAAATCAGTTTTAATGACGGTTGAGTTTGTTCCAGAAACTATTTTGATAAAAGACGCTTTAAATCTTCTCATCAAAAAAAGAAAAAACGTTGCTGTGGTTTTAGATGAATATGGCGGAACTTCTGGAATCATAACGATCGAAGATATTGTGGAAGAGCTTTTTGGAGAAATCGAAGATGAACATGATTTAGATGAAGAACTTATTGAAGAAGAACTTGGCGGAGGTAAATATTTGTTTTCGACCCGTTTAGATGTAGAATATTTAAATGAAACCTATAAATTGATGATTCCTGAAGAAGATTCTTATGGAACATTGGGCGGGTTTATTGTCAATTATACAAAAGAAATCCCACAAAAAGGAGATAAAATTGTAATAGATAAGTTTCGTTTTGTGATCGAAGAGGCTTCTAATCATAAAATTGAATTGGTTAGAATGACAATAAAAGAGTGA
- the lptC gene encoding LPS export ABC transporter periplasmic protein LptC, whose protein sequence is MNLPKRYSVLIAASIVLTAFYGCESNFKEVQKINFSEFVPGSDADTVNIKYTDSGRITGVLISPKMLDYSNLNFPFTEFPKGIDVTLYDKKQKRTFIKGNYAVSYKDTGIIDLIGKVKITSEDGQVLETEQLYFDQKNEWFYTERKFKLTDAKGVSFGQGIDFSKDFKVINSQRISGEIESNE, encoded by the coding sequence ATGAATTTACCAAAGAGATATAGTGTATTGATTGCTGCTAGTATTGTTCTTACAGCTTTTTACGGCTGTGAAAGCAATTTTAAGGAAGTTCAGAAAATTAATTTTTCTGAATTTGTTCCAGGTAGTGATGCAGATACAGTTAATATTAAATACACCGATTCAGGGCGGATTACCGGGGTTTTGATTAGTCCTAAAATGCTCGATTATTCTAATCTGAATTTTCCTTTTACAGAGTTTCCTAAAGGAATAGACGTTACTTTATATGATAAGAAACAAAAACGTACTTTTATAAAAGGGAATTATGCGGTTTCTTATAAAGACACCGGAATAATTGATTTGATCGGGAAAGTCAAAATTACATCTGAAGACGGACAAGTGCTTGAAACAGAACAATTGTATTTTGACCAGAAAAACGAATGGTTTTACACCGAACGAAAATTCAAACTTACAGATGCTAAAGGAGTTTCATTTGGTCAGGGAATTGATTTTAGCAAAGATTTTAAAGTGATTAATTCACAGCGAATAAGCGGTGAAATTGAATCAAATGAATAA
- a CDS encoding type III pantothenate kinase, translating into MILTVDVGNTRIKAAVFEGSTVLENFSFDKSKLTEKIEKILEKFSNCSDLVAASVGEIEKESFLAFEKQLRVHFFTHEDVFPFHNKYATPKTLGIDRMILAAGATLQFPKQNRLVIDAGTCITYDFIDENDNYLGGAISPGLRLRYESLHNFTARLPLLTLEAPDNYIGNSTAQAIHSGVVNGFVYEIDGFIDEYREQFSNFIIILTGGDAEFLAKRLKNTIFANSNFLLESLNQTYQYKIDND; encoded by the coding sequence ATGATTTTAACTGTTGATGTTGGAAATACTAGAATTAAAGCAGCTGTCTTTGAGGGAAGTACAGTATTGGAGAATTTTAGTTTTGACAAAAGTAAACTCACTGAAAAAATTGAAAAAATTTTAGAAAAATTTTCGAATTGCTCTGATTTGGTTGCTGCATCAGTAGGGGAAATCGAAAAAGAATCCTTTTTAGCTTTCGAAAAACAGTTAAGAGTGCATTTTTTTACCCATGAAGATGTTTTTCCTTTTCATAATAAATATGCCACACCTAAAACTTTAGGTATCGATCGTATGATTCTGGCAGCTGGAGCGACCCTGCAATTCCCAAAACAAAACCGATTAGTTATTGATGCTGGAACCTGCATTACCTACGATTTTATCGACGAAAATGACAATTATCTGGGCGGAGCGATTTCTCCAGGACTTCGTTTGCGATATGAGTCCCTGCATAATTTTACGGCCAGACTGCCGTTACTAACTTTAGAAGCGCCTGACAATTATATAGGAAACTCAACAGCACAAGCTATACATTCGGGTGTGGTTAACGGTTTCGTCTATGAGATTGACGGTTTTATCGATGAATATCGGGAACAGTTTTCAAATTTTATAATAATTTTAACGGGTGGTGATGCAGAATTTTTGGCTAAACGATTAAAAAATACCATATTTGCCAATTCAAATTTCCTACTAGAGAGTTTGAACCAAACATATCAATATAAAATCGACAATGATTAA
- a CDS encoding MFS transporter, whose product MSKTSTKGIWKVISASSMGTMIEWYDFYIFGSLAVVISTKFFPSDNPTAAFLSTLATFAAGFVVRPFGALFFGRLGDIIGRKYTFMATLLLMGGSTFLIGCIPSYETIGFLAPLLVLILRLLQGLALGGEYGGAATYVAEHAPVGQKGYWTSWIQTTATVGLFISLMVILATKSILSSEAFDVWGWRVPFWVSIAMVGVSYLIRKNMDESPVFAKAKKEGTTSANPLKESFGNRYNLKFVLLALFGATMGQGVVWYTGQFYAMSFMKTVMNVDSSQVDSLLGIALLLGTPFFIVFGWLSDKVGRKYIMMFGMLLAILFYRPIYKMMYNTTDISYKTEIVEKTTQSTETTKDNNKITTISKTFTDGTTYIQKKTDFSNAKESQTSTVININSSDEWTLIFLVFIQVLFVTMVYGPIAAFLVEMFPTKIRYTSMSLPYHVGNGIFGGLLPAISTYFVTHAKAAGKSDFYLDGLWYPIIIASICFVIGMIYVDNKNKTNHL is encoded by the coding sequence ATGAGTAAGACTTCTACTAAAGGGATTTGGAAAGTTATTTCGGCCTCTTCTATGGGCACCATGATTGAATGGTACGATTTCTATATTTTTGGAAGTTTAGCTGTTGTTATTTCTACTAAATTTTTTCCAAGTGATAATCCAACTGCTGCATTTTTATCTACTCTGGCCACTTTTGCAGCTGGATTTGTAGTAAGACCTTTCGGAGCTTTATTTTTTGGAAGACTCGGAGATATTATTGGCCGAAAATATACGTTTATGGCAACGCTATTGCTAATGGGAGGTTCAACTTTCTTAATAGGCTGTATTCCGAGTTATGAAACTATTGGTTTTTTAGCACCTTTATTAGTTTTGATTTTACGTTTATTGCAAGGACTTGCACTTGGAGGTGAATATGGCGGCGCAGCAACTTATGTAGCCGAACATGCTCCAGTGGGTCAAAAAGGATATTGGACTTCTTGGATTCAGACCACAGCTACCGTTGGATTATTTATTTCTTTAATGGTTATTTTGGCAACAAAAAGCATACTTTCGTCAGAAGCTTTTGATGTATGGGGATGGCGTGTTCCTTTTTGGGTTTCTATAGCAATGGTTGGCGTTTCGTATCTTATTAGAAAAAATATGGATGAATCTCCTGTTTTTGCAAAAGCCAAAAAAGAAGGAACAACAAGTGCTAATCCGTTAAAAGAAAGTTTTGGAAACCGATACAATTTAAAATTTGTGTTGCTGGCTTTGTTCGGTGCGACAATGGGACAAGGTGTTGTTTGGTATACTGGACAATTTTATGCAATGAGTTTTATGAAAACGGTTATGAATGTAGATTCATCTCAGGTTGATAGTTTACTTGGAATTGCATTGCTTCTGGGAACTCCATTTTTTATTGTTTTTGGATGGTTAAGCGATAAAGTAGGCCGAAAATATATTATGATGTTTGGAATGCTTCTGGCAATATTATTCTACAGACCAATTTATAAGATGATGTATAACACAACCGACATTTCATATAAAACTGAAATTGTAGAAAAAACCACACAAAGCACTGAAACAACGAAAGATAACAACAAAATAACCACTATATCGAAAACTTTTACTGACGGTACTACGTATATTCAAAAAAAGACAGATTTTAGCAATGCGAAAGAATCTCAAACCAGTACTGTAATCAATATTAATTCTTCTGATGAGTGGACGTTGATTTTTTTGGTTTTTATTCAAGTACTATTTGTTACAATGGTTTATGGTCCGATTGCCGCATTTTTAGTAGAAATGTTTCCAACTAAAATTAGATATACTTCAATGTCACTTCCTTATCATGTAGGAAATGGAATTTTCGGAGGATTATTACCGGCGATTTCAACGTATTTTGTAACGCATGCCAAGGCAGCCGGAAAAAGCGATTTTTACCTTGACGGACTTTGGTATCCTATTATTATTGCTTCTATCTGCTTTGTAATTGGAATGATTTACGTAGACAATAAAAATAAAACTAACCACCTTTAA
- a CDS encoding DUF6814 family protein, whose product MDKIKQALGVLWVILAIAAAYFCVFEFGLPKLLSDQQDDLVFGIIILFILTPLIVLGLGTFGYFAVIGEYNDRKR is encoded by the coding sequence ATGGACAAAATCAAACAAGCATTAGGCGTTTTATGGGTTATTTTAGCAATTGCAGCTGCTTATTTCTGTGTGTTTGAATTTGGCTTACCTAAATTATTATCAGATCAGCAGGACGATTTGGTTTTCGGGATTATTATACTCTTTATCCTCACTCCGCTGATTGTTTTAGGCTTAGGAACTTTTGGTTATTTTGCCGTGATTGGAGAATATAACGATAGAAAAAGATAA
- a CDS encoding alpha-amylase family glycosyl hydrolase, whose amino-acid sequence MKRTLLILFLLLSFAVSAQVQTVTYTINPATFDDTTSITITINGSSVDETSWGISATHALYLWSWSYDVNDTNQMDSPSNGSWTASNEASKFTYNAGTDTYTKTFTPSVYFNRNGIGRIGFLVKAKDGTGDKKSQDILVEVGSFQVSLTSPIENSTTIISSGTNFNIAATNTNGAASYTLKANGVTLNTNASTSAYSYTHTNVTGNQTYELIAVQGATTISKKFSVVVNPNTVSQAMPAGLVDGINYNASDATKATLVLDAPLKDFVYVAGSFNNWQPTSAYAMKKDPASGKFWLELTGLVSGVNNTYQYWVVDATPLANSPAMVKTADPYSTLVLSPYDDSWIPNTSYPNLPAYPTGQQFEVTVLKTGQTPYNWQVTNFVKPAKEKLVVYEVLVRDFDAARNYQSLIDKIDYFKSLKINAIELMPVMEFEGNESWGYNTSFHMALDKFYGTSDKLKELIDLYHQNGIAVILDVALNHAFGRNPMVRMWMTDPDGDGFGSPSAENPYFNMTAKHSYSVGEDFNHQSLKTQYYVNRVIKQWIEEYKIDGFRWDLTKGFTQACTASDESCTNAYQQDRVDILKKYADFSWSIDPTHYTIFEHLGTDAEEKQWADYKVNETPSKGIMLWGKMTNPYNQLSMGYATDSNISRMASSSRGFTANRLMGYAESHDEERLMYKNVQYGASNGSYNVKTLNTALSRMSAIGAVSLLVPGPKMIWHFGELGMDDSIFTCNNGTVNDESATLQGDCKLDTKPQPQWTENWLGDSNRSKIYNDWAKMITLKTTEPVFLGTPTIANANSLSVNIKITNASLAATQLKDVVIIANFDTTTQNVATGFQYTGTWYNLMDNTTITVSNVNTPISLNPGEYRIYGNKTANLAIEDFEKGNSVNLHPNPVSNYFTLNTAFAKVEVYSLSGQLVKSFASNANKDFQFGVSELQAGLYIVKASDENNKTQVMKFIKK is encoded by the coding sequence ATGAAAAGAACTTTACTAATACTATTTTTATTGCTTTCTTTTGCTGTTTCTGCTCAAGTGCAGACAGTAACATACACAATAAATCCTGCAACATTTGATGATACTACATCAATTACAATTACAATTAATGGCAGCAGTGTCGATGAAACTTCATGGGGAATAAGTGCAACTCATGCCTTATACCTTTGGTCTTGGTCTTATGATGTAAACGATACAAATCAAATGGATTCTCCGTCCAATGGTTCTTGGACTGCTTCAAATGAAGCCAGCAAATTTACATACAACGCAGGAACAGATACATATACAAAAACTTTCACACCATCTGTATATTTTAACAGAAACGGAATAGGCAGAATTGGTTTTCTTGTAAAAGCAAAAGATGGTACTGGCGACAAAAAATCTCAGGATATTTTAGTTGAAGTAGGATCTTTTCAGGTTTCTTTGACTTCACCCATAGAAAACAGTACTACAATTATTTCTTCTGGAACGAATTTTAATATTGCAGCCACAAATACAAACGGAGCAGCTAGTTATACTTTAAAAGCGAATGGAGTAACTTTGAATACTAATGCCAGTACTTCTGCTTATTCTTATACGCATACGAATGTTACCGGAAATCAGACTTATGAATTAATTGCAGTTCAAGGAGCAACGACAATTTCGAAGAAATTTTCAGTAGTGGTAAACCCAAATACAGTTTCTCAAGCGATGCCGGCTGGTTTGGTTGATGGAATTAATTACAATGCTTCAGATGCTACAAAAGCAACTTTGGTTTTGGATGCGCCTTTAAAGGATTTTGTTTATGTTGCTGGAAGTTTTAATAATTGGCAGCCAACATCGGCGTATGCCATGAAAAAAGATCCCGCGTCAGGGAAATTCTGGTTGGAATTAACCGGATTGGTTTCTGGTGTCAACAATACGTATCAATATTGGGTTGTAGATGCAACTCCGCTTGCTAATTCACCTGCAATGGTAAAAACGGCTGATCCGTATTCTACTTTGGTTTTATCACCATATGATGATTCTTGGATTCCAAATACTTCTTACCCAAATTTACCTGCTTATCCTACTGGACAACAGTTTGAAGTTACGGTTTTAAAAACAGGGCAGACTCCTTACAATTGGCAGGTTACCAATTTTGTGAAGCCGGCAAAAGAAAAACTGGTGGTTTATGAAGTTTTAGTTCGTGATTTTGATGCAGCAAGAAATTATCAAAGTTTAATTGATAAAATCGATTATTTCAAAAGCCTGAAAATTAATGCGATCGAATTAATGCCGGTAATGGAGTTTGAAGGTAATGAAAGCTGGGGGTATAATACTTCATTTCATATGGCTTTGGATAAATTTTATGGTACTTCAGATAAATTGAAAGAACTTATCGATTTGTATCATCAGAACGGAATTGCAGTAATTCTGGATGTAGCTTTAAATCATGCTTTTGGACGAAATCCAATGGTAAGAATGTGGATGACAGATCCTGATGGAGACGGTTTTGGATCACCTTCAGCCGAAAATCCATATTTCAATATGACTGCAAAACATAGTTATAGCGTAGGGGAAGATTTTAATCACCAGTCTTTAAAAACACAATACTATGTGAATCGTGTTATCAAACAATGGATTGAAGAATATAAAATAGATGGTTTCCGTTGGGATTTAACTAAAGGATTCACTCAGGCTTGTACAGCATCTGACGAAAGCTGTACAAATGCATATCAGCAGGATAGAGTAGATATTCTGAAAAAATACGCTGATTTTTCATGGAGTATCGACCCGACGCATTATACTATTTTTGAGCATTTAGGTACAGATGCCGAAGAAAAACAATGGGCAGATTATAAGGTTAATGAAACGCCAAGCAAAGGAATTATGTTGTGGGGAAAAATGACCAATCCTTACAATCAATTATCAATGGGATATGCTACAGATAGTAACATTTCAAGAATGGCAAGTTCAAGCCGTGGTTTTACAGCAAATCGTTTAATGGGATATGCTGAAAGTCATGATGAAGAACGTTTAATGTATAAAAATGTACAATACGGAGCTTCAAATGGATCTTATAATGTAAAAACATTAAATACGGCTTTATCAAGAATGTCTGCAATTGGAGCAGTTTCGTTATTGGTTCCAGGACCAAAAATGATCTGGCATTTTGGAGAATTAGGAATGGATGATTCTATTTTTACTTGCAACAACGGAACGGTAAATGATGAATCAGCAACACTTCAAGGAGATTGTAAATTAGATACGAAACCACAACCTCAATGGACAGAAAACTGGTTAGGCGATTCAAACCGCAGCAAGATTTACAATGATTGGGCAAAAATGATTACCCTTAAAACAACCGAGCCTGTGTTTTTAGGAACGCCAACAATTGCAAATGCAAACTCATTAAGTGTAAATATAAAAATTACAAATGCGAGCCTTGCTGCAACACAATTAAAAGATGTTGTCATTATCGCCAATTTTGATACTACAACACAAAATGTTGCAACAGGATTTCAATATACTGGAACATGGTATAATTTAATGGATAATACAACCATTACTGTTTCCAATGTAAATACACCAATAAGTCTGAATCCAGGAGAATACAGAATTTACGGAAACAAAACGGCAAATCTGGCAATAGAAGATTTTGAAAAAGGAAATTCAGTAAATCTTCATCCAAATCCAGTTTCTAATTATTTTACTTTAAATACTGCTTTTGCAAAAGTTGAAGTGTATTCGCTTTCGGGACAATTAGTGAAAAGTTTTGCCTCAAATGCCAATAAAGATTTCCAATTTGGAGTGAGTGAATTACAAGCAGGATTATACATTGTAAAAGCTTCAGACGAGAATAATAAAACTCAGGTAATGAAATTTATTAAAAAATAA
- a CDS encoding SusE domain-containing protein: protein MKNIYKILIVFIGILAVSCNADAVDERPVLDAVTAPEITAPTTGQNYVLEVDKAADEAVKFTWSAAKYSTSVAIKYTLLIDKKGGDFTAAKTLATTTSITEASVLVKDLNQVAIDLGGKPEVAAMYDVKIASNVSGGFVQTGKDVITISVTPYVGKVDYNFSDWYLVGDATVSGWDNNKGNQILFRSGTNANEYVFTGFFKKGYFKTIKNLGSWAPMYGGANGALVYRATDGDADPASIEVPADGYYKFKMDVQKLTYTFEPYAAGATAPIYSTVGIIGSATSKGWDASTAMVKSSFNAHIWTLGVTSLNDGEMKFRANDAWDVSWGGKTAFSGGGTGDNIPVSKSKYLIYFNDLDGSYVMIPNQ, encoded by the coding sequence ATGAAAAATATATATAAAATTTTAATTGTATTTATTGGGATATTGGCAGTATCATGTAATGCTGATGCTGTAGATGAAAGACCAGTACTTGACGCTGTTACGGCACCAGAAATTACTGCCCCTACTACAGGACAAAATTATGTTTTAGAAGTAGATAAAGCTGCAGATGAAGCTGTTAAATTTACATGGTCAGCAGCAAAATATTCTACAAGTGTTGCAATAAAATATACTTTATTGATAGATAAAAAAGGCGGAGATTTTACAGCTGCAAAAACTCTTGCAACTACGACTAGTATTACAGAAGCTTCAGTATTAGTTAAAGATTTAAACCAAGTTGCAATTGATCTAGGTGGTAAACCAGAAGTTGCTGCAATGTATGATGTAAAAATTGCTTCTAATGTGTCTGGAGGATTTGTGCAAACCGGAAAAGATGTAATCACAATTTCGGTAACTCCTTATGTTGGGAAAGTTGACTATAATTTCTCAGATTGGTATTTAGTTGGAGATGCAACTGTTTCTGGATGGGATAACAACAAAGGGAATCAAATCTTATTCAGAAGCGGAACAAATGCTAATGAGTATGTGTTTACAGGATTCTTTAAAAAAGGATATTTCAAAACTATTAAAAACTTAGGAAGTTGGGCTCCAATGTATGGAGGTGCTAATGGTGCTTTAGTTTATAGAGCGACAGACGGCGACGCTGATCCTGCAAGCATTGAAGTACCTGCTGATGGATACTATAAATTTAAAATGGATGTTCAAAAGTTAACCTATACATTTGAACCATACGCTGCTGGTGCTACAGCTCCGATATATTCTACAGTAGGTATCATCGGAAGCGCTACTTCTAAAGGATGGGATGCTTCTACTGCAATGGTAAAATCTTCTTTCAATGCACACATTTGGACACTGGGTGTAACTTCACTAAATGATGGTGAAATGAAATTTAGAGCAAATGATGCTTGGGATGTTTCATGGGGAGGTAAAACAGCTTTCTCTGGAGGTGGAACAGGAGATAATATTCCAGTATCAAAATCTAAATATCTAATTTATTTTAATGATTTAGACGGAAGTTATGTGATGATTCCTAATCAATAA
- a CDS encoding RagB/SusD family nutrient uptake outer membrane protein: protein MKISFKYISYFFLFILGISMTFTSCTDDLNVTPKDDDEFLSETFFQDPASYKQVLAKLYAGLYVGGNDGDGQADIAGLSGDFSSYLRLLFVTQEFTTDEAIIAWADGTLPTLNTQTWSPQNEFLYGTYSRASYHISLANEFLRQTTEEKLNARGVDANLKAEIATFRAEARFLRAFSYVNLMDLFGNVPITTEADPVGFFYPVQKSRAEVFAFVESELKDLDSSLPNARTNEYGRIDKVAAKFLLAQIYLNSKVYTGTERNNEVGTLCTEIINSGYTFANVPYAYLFSADNDKNGAQNEFIFPIISDGNAIRATGGGMSFILHASIGGSMDAASRGMDGGWQGIRTRKEFVALFPDATATADKRGTFYTDGQSLDINNVGTFTDGYAVTKYINKKSDGSPAQRTDIPDTDFPVFRISDAYLMYAEAAVRGASTANIATAVGYINQIRTRAQAATISAANLNLDFILAERGRELFWECHRRTDLIRFGKFTGGDKIWQWKGGTMNGNATESYRDLMPIPAKTIQANPTLKQNPGY from the coding sequence ATGAAAATATCATTTAAATATATATCTTATTTCTTTCTATTCATTCTAGGAATAAGTATGACGTTTACTTCGTGTACGGACGATTTAAACGTTACGCCAAAGGATGATGATGAATTTTTATCTGAAACCTTTTTTCAGGATCCTGCATCGTACAAACAAGTATTAGCAAAACTATACGCTGGTTTATATGTAGGAGGTAATGACGGTGATGGACAGGCAGATATTGCGGGTCTTAGTGGAGATTTCAGCAGTTACTTACGTCTTCTTTTTGTAACTCAAGAATTTACAACAGACGAAGCTATTATTGCTTGGGCCGATGGTACTTTACCAACTTTAAATACACAAACATGGTCTCCTCAAAATGAGTTTTTATACGGAACTTATTCTAGAGCATCGTATCATATCAGTTTGGCAAATGAGTTTTTGAGACAAACTACTGAAGAAAAACTTAATGCAAGAGGTGTTGATGCTAATTTAAAAGCTGAAATCGCCACTTTTAGAGCTGAAGCACGTTTTTTAAGAGCTTTTTCTTATGTTAATTTAATGGATTTGTTTGGTAATGTGCCAATTACTACAGAAGCAGATCCAGTAGGATTCTTTTATCCAGTACAAAAATCAAGAGCAGAAGTTTTTGCTTTTGTAGAATCTGAATTAAAAGATTTAGACAGCAGTCTGCCAAACGCAAGAACAAATGAATATGGAAGAATTGATAAAGTGGCTGCTAAATTTTTATTAGCTCAGATTTATCTAAACTCTAAAGTATATACTGGAACAGAAAGAAATAATGAAGTAGGTACTTTATGTACTGAAATCATTAATTCAGGATACACATTTGCAAACGTTCCTTATGCTTATCTATTTTCAGCAGATAATGACAAAAATGGTGCTCAAAACGAATTTATTTTCCCAATCATTAGTGATGGAAATGCTATTAGAGCAACTGGTGGAGGAATGAGTTTTATTCTTCATGCCTCTATTGGAGGAAGCATGGATGCGGCTTCAAGAGGTATGGACGGAGGATGGCAAGGTATTAGAACTCGTAAAGAGTTTGTAGCTCTTTTCCCTGATGCGACAGCGACAGCAGATAAAAGAGGAACTTTCTATACTGATGGTCAGTCTTTAGATATTAACAATGTTGGAACTTTTACAGATGGTTACGCTGTAACTAAATATATTAACAAAAAATCTGATGGTTCCCCAGCTCAAAGAACAGACATTCCAGATACAGATTTTCCTGTTTTCAGAATTTCTGATGCTTATTTAATGTATGCTGAAGCAGCAGTTAGAGGAGCTAGTACTGCTAATATTGCAACCGCAGTAGGTTATATTAACCAAATTAGAACAAGAGCACAAGCGGCTACAATATCTGCTGCAAATTTGAATCTTGATTTTATTTTAGCAGAAAGAGGAAGAGAATTGTTTTGGGAATGCCATAGAAGAACAGATTTAATTCGTTTTGGTAAATTCACAGGTGGAGATAAAATCTGGCAATGGAAAGGTGGTACGATGAATGGGAATGCTACAGAGTCATATAGAGATCTTATGCCTATTCCTGCTAAAACAATTCAAGCAAACCCTACTTTGAAACAAAATCCAGGATACTAA